TTGGGGCTTTGGGGTTCGCTAGGGGCACAGGACAAGCTAGGTGCAGGTAGGGTCATGCGTATTCTCCTCGTGGATGATGAAGTTGAACTCACGACGCCGCTCAGTCGGGTCCTACAACGGGAGGGATATACGGTAGATGTGGCCAGTGATGGCACGCAAGGGCAACAGTTAGCCCTAGCCGGTGTCTATGACCTGTTGATTTTAGACTGGATGTTGCCGGGGTGCTCTGGGTTGGATCTCTGCCAGTTCCTGCGATCGCGGGGCCAACAAACACCGGTCCTGTTTCTGACTGCGAAGGATACTCTCGACGATCGCGTTCGGGGGCTAGATGCCGGGGCGGATGATTATTTGGTTAAGCCCTTTGAACTGCGGGAACTCCTGGCACGGGTGCGTGCCCTGCTGCGACGCCCGGCGAGGGTAGACAGCCAGTTTAGTCCTGCTCGCCTAGGGTTTCTACAGGAGAAGGGCACGCAGGTGGGGGACTTGTGTCTGGATCGGGAGAATCAGTTGGCCTATCGGGGCAATCGGGTGATCGATCTGTCGGAAAAGGAGGCCCAGTTGCTGGCCTATTTCCTCGATCATCCCAATGAACTGCTGACCCATGAGCAACTTCAGGCCCACCTGTGGGGCAGTGACCATCAACCAGCCAGCAATGCCCTGGCGGCACAAATCCGCCTGCTCCGTCGCAAAATTGAGGGGCCGGGAGAGCTACCCCTCATTCACACGGTTTATGGCAAGGGTTACCGGTTTGGCGCTATCCCTAACTAAGGGAGAAAAGTTGCAATAACGGCAACTCAGGAGCAGCCGTGAGGGAATAGACGGGTAACACAACCAGCAAACGGGAACTCATCGGGTAGCGCGAGGTATTGCCTTGAGTTGGTTAGGTTTCGATCGCAGCGTCAAGCTCAATTTAGCGATCTTGTTCTGTGTAGGGTTGGTATTCTGGGTGAGCTTGTCCTCGATGCTGCCCGTGTTGCCGCTGTATGTTGAAGATTTGGGGGGCAGCCGACAGGCCGTGGGTTGGGCAATGGGGGCCTTTTCGCTTGGCCTGTTAGGATCGCGTTCCTGGATGGGCTACCTCGCTGATTACCGGAGTCGGAAGCTGGTTCTGGCGATCGGATTGGCGGTAGCTGCGATCGCGCCGTTGGGCTATCTTTTCTTCCCCGCCTTGCTGCCCATCTGTATCACTCGAGCCTTTCATGGGGTCAGTATTGCCGCCTTTGCCACGGCCTATACCACCCTAGTGGTGGATGTCGCGCCGGTGGATAAACGGGGAGCTGTTATTGGTTATATGAGCTTGGCCAACCCGATCGGGGCGAGCTTGGGGCCGCTGCTAGGGGGGGGAATGCAAGCCCGTTGGGGATACGCCCCCTTATTTGGGATGGCAGCCAGTTTGGGCCTGATGGGGTTTCTCTTAACGTTATGGGTGCAAGATCACCGGGTTCCCCCTGACCCCGCTACTACCGTTGATCGGCTGGGTAACAGTTTGCGATCGCTGCTCAGCAGCCCGCGCATTCGGGTGCCGGCCCTGGTTCTGGTGTTGTTTGGAATTTGCCTGAGCACGGTTGTTTCCTTTGTCCCTTTGTTATTGCGGGAGCGGGGGATTGCACTCAATGCTGGCTTATTTTATGCGGTGGGGGCAGCGGCAAGTTTTCTCCTGCGACCGCTAACTGGGCGTTTTTCCGATCGCTACGGGCGAGGGCTATTTATTACCTTCAGCCTGTTGTGCTATGGGTTAGCGACCCTGATCCTGTGGTTAGCCCAGACCAAACCCCTCTTTTTGGGCGCTGCCCTGCTAGAGGGGGCCGGATTTGGGGTGATGATACCCATGATTGCGGCCCTTATGGCCGATCGTTCCTTGGAGCAGGAACGGGGGCGGGTTTTAGGCGTTTGTATGGGCGGCCTGGATTTGGGGATCGCGATCGCAGGCCCCCTGATAGGCTTCATTGCCGAACGAGCGGGCTACGGTCTGGCCTTTGGGTTAGCAACAGCCCTAATGGGGATTGCGCTGATTGTTTTTATGACCCAAATTGGCAAAGATGTACCGCGATCGCTCCGGTTTGCCTTGGGGCGGGGTCCGGATAGTTATCGCATTTCAAGTTAACCAGACTCACGAGCTATGCTGTTGCGCTCCTCCTCAGTTTCCTTGGGTTTTGGCCCCCCTTCCCCTCTAGCGGTTGCGACTGTCTGGCCCAGTGGCTCTGTAGCTGCAAAAGCGGTAAAGATAAGCTAAGGATAGTCGCCTTTGGCATCAATCCCCAGCGTCTGGATCAATCCCTAGAGCACGTAGCCGTTCAGCCAATTGTTCCGCCCGCGAGCGCTCCTGCTGTAACAACCATTCTGCTTGTTCCGCCCGTTGGCGTTCCTGTTCCGCCCGCTGGTGCTCCTGTTCGGCCCGCTGCTGTTCCTGCTTGGCCCGTTCCTCACCCGTTAGGAGCAAATTACCCTGTCCATCCCACCACCGTAACCAGGGTAAGGTCACATTTTGGTATTGGCCCTGCCAAATGCCTAATTCGACCGCTAACGGGGGAATGGCGTAATGACCGCGATCGTTCGCTCTCAGCAATTGATAAGAACCACCGCTCAGGTGATAGACAGTGACACTGGCCTTGGCTACCTCGTAAATCCCATAGAAGGGTACCCGAATGGCCTGTTCATAGACCCAAAATTTGCCGACATAGGGAGTGGTATCCCGTTCTGCCTCACCGTCGTCAGAGACAAATTCCAAAACAATCAGCGGGGCCACAATTTCCTGCCACAGCACGTAGGAACGGCGCAGTTGTCCATCCAGTGTCGGCGGTACCTGGGGTACATAGAACCAATCCGGAGCCACGGCTCCCTTTTCGGGTGGATCAGTCAACCGCCAATAAATCCCACAGTCTTGACCAATACAGTATTGTCCGTCCGGGTGCTGTTTTTGCAAGATAGGCGTCAGGGAATCCGTTAGCAGTAGACTCTGGGGATGCTCTTGAAAATTCTTCACAAACGTACCATCCGACTCTGGTAGCTGGGTATGGTCTGGTAAAGCGGTTGGCAAGAGAGAATCAGTCGCTACAGGTTGGGTGATAATCATAGTACTAATCTCCTAGGAGAATAGGGTGGCAACAGGACATCCGTTACTCAGTATCAGCCTTTACCTAATTTACTCAGTACACCGTTAAGGCTTGGATCTCGCTCCGACCGGCAGCCCTCATTCCCCACCCCCTTCTCCCAAGTGGGGAGAAGGGTAGCCGGCTTTGCCAGTCCCTCTCCCAGAGCGGGAGAGGGATTTAGGGTGAGGGCCACACCCGCGGGGTGCCCCCAGCCTACCCCGGTAAAGGCGACCTGGGGCCGATTCCCCCTTGCAGGCAACAGAGAGCAGCACCCATGACGATCCGAACCCAGGCCGATGTCATTATTTGCTCCCATGTTTTGTGGGCAATGGGGGGCGGCTTGATTCCCATTCCCCTCGTAGACTTCGCTAAGGCGTAGGTTGGCGTCAAACGCAGTGCAGATCAACGGTACCCATACGGGGATTAGGTCTGCCCAAAGCAACACTTATTGGTAAGTTTTACCCTTATGCTTGAGCCAGCCAGCCACATGGCGACCGACAGGATCATGATGGGTCCAGTGGATAACCCCGCCCGCTTCACTCCATTCGTATTCCCCATAGAACGCCACGATATCACCCACGCGCAGGGATGCCACCCTAGGGGCTAAATCGATATTATGAGTCACCAGCACCGTTTGCCCCGATCGCAGGCGGAGAATAAACCGCTGGTGCCGACTGCCTTCTAAATCGTCCGGTAAGAGCCGTATCACCGTCCCACTGCCTGCAATCTGGAGATTACTTTGGCGTCGTTCAAAAGCCGATCGCAGTTGTTGATCGCTGGTAACCGCTGGTGCAGGCGGCTGACAGACAGGAGCGGCACCCGATCGCGGCTGAACCGGGCTACAAGGTCGGGCATAACAGCCTGAGTTAGGAGGGTTAAGGTCACGAGCGCGATCACCCAACCCTTCCCTAGAAACATTGCCCTCCTAGCTCCCCTTAACCCTTGCCGTTGCTGCATCGGGCCACCTCCGTCGGCATATCGCCACCCCCTAATCCGACAAAATGTTGATAGAGCGGGATTACAGCGTTGTCAATATTAAATTCTTCAATCACCTTCTGGTAGCCAGCGGCTGCCAACCGGGCACGTAAATCCGCATCCTGAGCCATTGTTAGCATACGATCGGCCAATTGAGACCAATCCCCCGCAATAAACAGCAACCCCGTGCGCTCATGTTCGATCAGTTCAGGAATACCATTGATCATCGGCGCGATCGCGGGTAACTTCAGGAACAGGGCCTCCATTAACACCACTGGCAACCCCTCAGCAAAACTTGCCAGCACCAAGAAATCACTCTTGAGCATGGTCTCAAATACAACTGTTTCGGGCTGCACCCCCAACATCTTAACCCGTGTGTCGAGCTGGTACTCATGCACCGCCGCCCGAATTCGCGCTTCATCCGGTCCACCGCCAATCAAAACCAGATCAGCGTCCATGCCTTGCGCCACTGCCAGTGCAAACGCTTGCAGTAACCCAACTTGCCCTTTATCCGGTGCAAGGCGGGCAACACATAGAACCTGGAGCCGATGCGGCTGGGAAAAGTTGCCGTGATTCTTCTGCACAGACGCCGTGCCAACGCCTACCGGATCGCCTGCCTTCGCTTCACCCCAAAGCGATTCACCTGCCGTAACCCGCTCCAGGGATGCGGGCGACGGAAATTGATCCAATTCCAACC
This DNA window, taken from Trichothermofontia sichuanensis B231, encodes the following:
- the rppA gene encoding two-component system response regulator RppA; this encodes MRILLVDDEVELTTPLSRVLQREGYTVDVASDGTQGQQLALAGVYDLLILDWMLPGCSGLDLCQFLRSRGQQTPVLFLTAKDTLDDRVRGLDAGADDYLVKPFELRELLARVRALLRRPARVDSQFSPARLGFLQEKGTQVGDLCLDRENQLAYRGNRVIDLSEKEAQLLAYFLDHPNELLTHEQLQAHLWGSDHQPASNALAAQIRLLRRKIEGPGELPLIHTVYGKGYRFGAIPN
- a CDS encoding MFS transporter; this encodes MSWLGFDRSVKLNLAILFCVGLVFWVSLSSMLPVLPLYVEDLGGSRQAVGWAMGAFSLGLLGSRSWMGYLADYRSRKLVLAIGLAVAAIAPLGYLFFPALLPICITRAFHGVSIAAFATAYTTLVVDVAPVDKRGAVIGYMSLANPIGASLGPLLGGGMQARWGYAPLFGMAASLGLMGFLLTLWVQDHRVPPDPATTVDRLGNSLRSLLSSPRIRVPALVLVLFGICLSTVVSFVPLLLRERGIALNAGLFYAVGAAASFLLRPLTGRFSDRYGRGLFITFSLLCYGLATLILWLAQTKPLFLGAALLEGAGFGVMIPMIAALMADRSLEQERGRVLGVCMGGLDLGIAIAGPLIGFIAERAGYGLAFGLATALMGIALIVFMTQIGKDVPRSLRFALGRGPDSYRISS
- a CDS encoding Uma2 family endonuclease, whose translation is MIITQPVATDSLLPTALPDHTQLPESDGTFVKNFQEHPQSLLLTDSLTPILQKQHPDGQYCIGQDCGIYWRLTDPPEKGAVAPDWFYVPQVPPTLDGQLRRSYVLWQEIVAPLIVLEFVSDDGEAERDTTPYVGKFWVYEQAIRVPFYGIYEVAKASVTVYHLSGGSYQLLRANDRGHYAIPPLAVELGIWQGQYQNVTLPWLRWWDGQGNLLLTGEERAKQEQQRAEQEHQRAEQERQRAEQAEWLLQQERSRAEQLAERLRALGIDPDAGD
- a CDS encoding DUF3465 domain-containing protein, which translates into the protein MGDRARDLNPPNSGCYARPCSPVQPRSGAAPVCQPPAPAVTSDQQLRSAFERRQSNLQIAGSGTVIRLLPDDLEGSRHQRFILRLRSGQTVLVTHNIDLAPRVASLRVGDIVAFYGEYEWSEAGGVIHWTHHDPVGRHVAGWLKHKGKTYQ
- a CDS encoding glycosyltransferase, whose translation is MKIAYLSSQYPAPSHTFIRREVAALRRRGLDIDTFSIRRPKADEVMSLADQQSLATTWYVLPNSPLNVLRNNLSLFLRRPAAYLSTLIQTLKHRLPGLKGLLWSYFYFLEAMLLAEQFEARQIQHLHTHFANPAANVALAISRYLGITWSLTLHGPRDFDDPLAILLAEKVAACQFVACATQFGRAQTMRLTPPAEWHKLFVSRCGLELDQFPSPASLERVTAGESLWGEAKAGDPVGVGTASVQKNHGNFSQPHRLQVLCVARLAPDKGQVGLLQAFALAVAQGMDADLVLIGGGPDEARIRAAVHEYQLDTRVKMLGVQPETVVFETMLKSDFLVLASFAEGLPVVLMEALFLKLPAIAPMINGIPELIEHERTGLLFIAGDWSQLADRMLTMAQDADLRARLAAAGYQKVIEEFNIDNAVIPLYQHFVGLGGGDMPTEVARCSNGKG